The proteins below come from a single Candidatus Palauibacter polyketidifaciens genomic window:
- a CDS encoding NAD-dependent epimerase/dehydratase family protein, translating into MTRREFAGTTLTVAGAAALPAAGAAACAGETRPSTDSEADAAAGAARPGRLLILGGTGFIGPHMVQHALARGHEVTLFNRGRTNPGLFPGVETLIGDRDGALDALRGKEWDYVIDNSGYVPRLVRDSGSLLRDAVGRYLFTSTGSVYDFDQDELPEDARLLEVADPESEDVGRYYGELKVLCEEAVREIYGDRGTVTRLHVVAGPGDPTDRFTYWPVRVHHGGEVIAPGDMDNPVQFIDVRDLAEFCMHLLEEDTGGTFNVAGPTLDGTRMDEFLYGIRAVTTSRVSFTWVDEAFLRNREPPVRFPLWYSHRGPTRGLAQVRSHRGVEAGLRFRPLAVTARETLDWFLGEPEERREQLQLNLDRDAEILADWKNL; encoded by the coding sequence ATGACACGACGTGAATTCGCGGGGACCACGCTGACCGTGGCGGGCGCTGCGGCCCTCCCGGCGGCAGGGGCCGCAGCATGCGCGGGGGAGACCCGACCATCGACCGATTCCGAAGCGGACGCGGCCGCAGGCGCGGCCCGGCCCGGGCGGCTGCTCATCCTGGGCGGCACCGGCTTCATCGGCCCGCACATGGTGCAGCACGCCCTCGCACGAGGACACGAGGTCACCCTCTTCAACCGCGGGCGCACGAACCCCGGTCTCTTTCCCGGCGTCGAGACCCTCATTGGGGACCGCGACGGGGCGCTCGACGCGCTGCGGGGGAAGGAATGGGATTACGTCATCGACAACAGCGGCTACGTCCCGCGCCTGGTGCGCGACTCGGGCAGCCTCCTGCGCGATGCCGTCGGCCGGTACCTGTTCACCTCCACCGGCTCCGTGTACGACTTCGATCAGGACGAATTGCCGGAGGATGCGCGGCTACTCGAGGTGGCGGACCCGGAGAGCGAGGACGTAGGACGGTACTACGGGGAGCTGAAGGTGCTGTGCGAGGAGGCGGTGCGGGAGATCTACGGCGACCGCGGCACGGTCACCCGTCTGCACGTCGTCGCGGGGCCGGGAGATCCCACCGACCGCTTCACCTACTGGCCGGTCCGGGTCCACCACGGGGGAGAAGTGATCGCGCCGGGCGACATGGACAACCCGGTGCAGTTCATCGATGTGCGGGATCTGGCCGAGTTTTGCATGCACCTGCTGGAGGAGGACACCGGCGGGACCTTCAACGTCGCCGGGCCGACGCTCGACGGGACCCGGATGGACGAGTTCCTGTACGGAATCCGCGCCGTCACGACGTCCCGCGTGTCGTTCACATGGGTGGACGAAGCCTTCCTCCGGAACCGGGAGCCGCCCGTGCGCTTCCCCCTCTGGTACTCGCATCGCGGCCCGACGCGGGGATTGGCGCAGGTCCGCTCGCACCGGGGCGTCGAGGCGGGGCTGCGCTTCCGTCCCCTCGCCGTCACCGCGCGCGAGACGCTCGACTGGTTCCTGGGCGAACCGGAAGAACGCCGGGAGCAACTCCAGTTGAACCTCGACCGCGACGCGGAGATCCTCGCGGACTGGAAGAACCTGTAG
- a CDS encoding type II toxin-antitoxin system RelE/ParE family toxin, with translation MARYEIEISRTAEKQLRKLPRADRERVAHRMSSLALDPYPRGTRKLAGYDDVFRLRVGRWRILYSVGTQTLIIIILKIGHRGDIYR, from the coding sequence ATGGCTCGTTATGAGATCGAGATCTCACGAACGGCGGAGAAACAGCTTCGCAAGCTTCCCCGCGCGGATCGGGAGCGGGTGGCGCACAGGATGTCGAGTCTGGCGCTCGACCCCTACCCGCGGGGAACGAGGAAACTCGCGGGCTATGACGATGTCTTCCGCCTGCGCGTGGGACGCTGGCGGATTCTCTACAGCGTCGGCACGCAGACCCTGATCATCATCATCCTGAAAATCGGGCACCGCGGCGACATCTACCGTTAG
- a CDS encoding glycine cleavage T C-terminal barrel domain-containing protein, producing MARTGAGQPASVDQSDRVVPINLRQSGRTPVELLISTRVRKSPYWHLSHEAGCWRATTYNRVYHPRGYVRPEDGGAAVEHEALTRRVTMWNVAVERQIRVQGADAEAFVDYVITRDATRIDPMRARYVILCNERGGILNDPVLLRLSGDEFWFSLADSDLMFWLQGVSVGLGMRVEIDEVDVCPLQIQGPRSLDLMVDLVGDAVRDIPYYGLLEAEIGGCSVVVSQTGFSGEKGYEIYLRDATLHAEKLWSAVLEAGKAHELMVTAPGHQRRIQAGILSWGQDIDHETSPFQCNLAYQVPREKPGDYIGRAALERQRAEIEAGRTPFALVMVGMKLGGRPIDDYAPDFWHVSRADGGDPVGYLTSPWYAPELGSNIALGYVPPAEAAIGTELAVWLPDEYASERGKPDSARVCEVPFRPSANPSTREVALAQGRDAAR from the coding sequence ATGGCGAGAACGGGAGCGGGGCAGCCCGCAAGCGTGGACCAGTCGGACCGGGTCGTGCCCATCAACCTCCGACAGAGCGGACGTACGCCGGTCGAACTGCTCATCTCCACCCGCGTCCGGAAGTCGCCCTACTGGCACCTTTCCCACGAGGCGGGCTGCTGGCGGGCCACGACCTACAACCGCGTGTACCACCCCCGCGGCTACGTGCGGCCCGAGGATGGGGGCGCCGCGGTGGAGCACGAGGCGCTCACCCGCCGCGTCACGATGTGGAACGTCGCCGTGGAGCGGCAGATCCGGGTCCAGGGGGCGGATGCGGAGGCTTTCGTCGACTACGTGATCACGCGCGATGCGACCCGGATCGATCCGATGCGCGCGCGGTACGTCATCCTGTGCAACGAGCGCGGCGGGATCCTCAACGACCCGGTCCTCCTGCGGCTCTCCGGGGACGAGTTCTGGTTCTCGCTCGCCGACTCCGACCTGATGTTCTGGCTCCAGGGCGTGAGCGTCGGGCTCGGCATGCGCGTAGAGATCGATGAGGTCGATGTCTGTCCCCTGCAGATCCAGGGGCCGAGATCGCTCGATCTCATGGTCGACCTTGTGGGCGATGCGGTGCGGGACATCCCCTACTACGGGCTCCTGGAGGCGGAGATCGGCGGCTGCTCCGTCGTGGTCTCGCAGACCGGGTTCTCCGGGGAGAAGGGGTACGAGATCTACCTGAGGGACGCGACGCTGCACGCGGAGAAGTTGTGGAGCGCCGTGCTGGAGGCGGGGAAGGCGCACGAACTGATGGTCACGGCCCCCGGGCACCAGCGCCGCATCCAGGCCGGGATTCTCTCCTGGGGACAGGACATCGACCACGAGACGAGCCCCTTCCAGTGTAATCTCGCCTACCAGGTGCCGCGCGAGAAGCCCGGCGACTACATCGGGCGCGCCGCACTGGAGCGCCAGCGTGCCGAGATCGAGGCGGGACGCACCCCGTTCGCCCTCGTGATGGTGGGGATGAAGCTGGGCGGCAGGCCGATCGACGACTATGCGCCCGACTTCTGGCACGTCTCGCGCGCGGACGGCGGCGATCCGGTGGGGTACCTCACGTCTCCGTGGTACGCGCCCGAGTTGGGCAGCAACATCGCCCTCGGGTACGTCCCGCCCGCCGAAGCCGCCATCGGCACGGAACTCGCGGTGTGGCTCCCGGACGAGTACGCGAGCGAGCGTGGCAAGCCCGATTCCGCCCGCGTGTGCGAGGTCCCTTTCCGCCCGTCCGCGAACCCGAGCACCCGCGAGGTCGCCCTCGCCCAGGGCCGCGACGCGGCGAGGTAG
- a CDS encoding FAD-dependent oxidoreductase: MSERTPPPQQASIAVIGGGIVGSCLVEHLAQRGWDDLVLIEKGPLPDPGGSTGHASNFIFPTDHNREVAMLTLESQRQYEALGVQTTCGGVEVARTEARMEELRRRMTSARAWGIDAELLAPGEVAARIPFVNPAVILGGFWMSSVSVVDGVRAGTLMRERALSRGALTILDNTEVTGMEVEHRSSGRPRLRAVLTARGRIEVEHAVIACGVWSPLIAELAGASIPLTPAVHQMGDVGPVDLLRATGDEIGYPIVRDMDAFMYERQKYEAMEVGSYAHRPILVHPEEIPSRGASERSPTEMPFTEEDFAPQLEQAHEIMGELLGDAEMGYAINGLLSLTPDAHPVLGETAEVANLWSAAAVWIKEGPGAARLLAEWITHGHPRLCDPHESDVTRFQPHERTRRHVRARAREHFNKTYGIVHPREQWESRRDVHRSALHARTEALGAVYYEARGWERPQWYESNTDLVDRYRIADRPHEWDRRWWSPIIEAEHLHLREKVGVVDLGAFQIFDVTGPGALAWLEGMAANACDRPPGTSIYTPLLTPDGGFRADLTIQRLAADRFRVVTGAFDGARDAAWFRKHLPDEDSVHFEDLSAELCALGVWGPGAEALLGRISGAKLSQAAFPYASVRDVSLDGIPVTMCRISYVGESGWEIYVEAGLATRVWDAVREAGRQYGLRPVGAGVYGTTGRMEKGYALMGAELTSEYSPVEAGLARPRVKRADFIGRAAYLKAREAGPAALLRTLTMDDHADASGLARFPTGGNEPLLGPDGERIVDARGRESRITSAGMGPSVGKYLLIAYLPPELAAPGTRLRVLYMNEAFPVTVATDTALFDPTGTRMRS, encoded by the coding sequence TTGAGCGAACGCACACCACCGCCGCAGCAGGCGAGCATCGCCGTCATCGGGGGCGGCATCGTCGGCAGCTGCCTCGTCGAGCACCTCGCGCAGCGGGGCTGGGACGATCTCGTCCTCATCGAGAAGGGTCCGCTTCCCGACCCCGGCGGCTCCACCGGTCACGCTTCGAACTTCATCTTTCCCACCGATCACAACCGCGAAGTGGCCATGCTGACGCTGGAGAGCCAGCGGCAGTACGAGGCGCTCGGCGTGCAGACGACGTGCGGCGGGGTAGAGGTCGCCCGTACGGAGGCCCGGATGGAGGAACTCCGGCGCCGCATGACCTCCGCGCGGGCGTGGGGCATCGACGCCGAACTCCTCGCGCCGGGGGAGGTCGCCGCACGGATCCCGTTCGTGAACCCCGCCGTCATCCTCGGCGGCTTCTGGATGTCGTCCGTGTCCGTCGTCGATGGCGTGCGGGCCGGAACGCTCATGCGGGAGCGAGCCCTGTCCCGGGGAGCGCTCACGATCCTGGACAACACCGAGGTTACGGGAATGGAAGTCGAGCACCGTTCCTCGGGACGCCCCCGCCTGCGGGCCGTCCTCACGGCGCGGGGCCGCATCGAGGTCGAGCACGCGGTCATCGCGTGCGGCGTGTGGAGCCCTCTCATCGCGGAGCTGGCCGGCGCCTCGATTCCGCTCACGCCGGCAGTCCATCAGATGGGGGACGTCGGCCCGGTCGACCTTCTCCGCGCCACCGGCGACGAGATCGGCTATCCCATCGTGCGCGACATGGACGCCTTCATGTACGAGCGTCAGAAATACGAAGCGATGGAGGTCGGATCCTACGCGCACCGCCCCATCCTCGTGCACCCGGAGGAGATCCCGTCGCGCGGGGCGTCGGAACGCTCCCCCACGGAGATGCCATTCACGGAGGAAGATTTCGCTCCCCAGCTCGAGCAGGCACACGAGATCATGGGAGAGTTGCTCGGGGACGCCGAGATGGGGTATGCGATCAACGGCCTTCTCTCCCTCACCCCCGACGCGCATCCGGTGCTGGGCGAGACCGCCGAGGTGGCCAATCTGTGGTCCGCGGCGGCGGTCTGGATCAAGGAGGGGCCGGGGGCGGCGCGACTGCTCGCCGAGTGGATCACGCACGGCCATCCCCGCCTGTGCGACCCGCACGAGTCCGACGTCACCCGCTTCCAGCCGCACGAGCGCACGCGCCGCCACGTCCGGGCCCGCGCCCGCGAGCACTTCAACAAGACGTACGGTATCGTCCACCCGCGGGAGCAGTGGGAATCCCGCCGCGACGTGCACCGCTCGGCGCTTCACGCGCGCACGGAGGCGCTGGGCGCCGTGTACTACGAGGCCCGCGGCTGGGAGCGCCCGCAGTGGTACGAGTCGAACACCGACCTCGTCGACCGGTACCGCATCGCGGACCGGCCGCACGAGTGGGATCGCCGATGGTGGTCTCCCATCATCGAAGCGGAGCACCTGCACCTGCGCGAGAAGGTCGGCGTCGTCGACCTCGGCGCGTTTCAGATCTTCGATGTGACGGGCCCCGGGGCGCTCGCCTGGCTGGAGGGAATGGCGGCCAACGCGTGCGACCGGCCCCCCGGGACGTCCATCTACACTCCGCTGCTGACGCCGGACGGGGGCTTCAGGGCCGATCTCACGATCCAGCGGCTGGCGGCGGACCGTTTCCGCGTCGTGACCGGCGCCTTCGACGGGGCGCGGGACGCGGCCTGGTTCCGCAAACACCTGCCGGACGAAGACTCCGTCCACTTCGAGGACCTCTCGGCGGAACTCTGCGCGCTGGGCGTATGGGGCCCCGGGGCCGAGGCGCTTCTGGGGAGGATCTCCGGGGCGAAGCTCTCGCAGGCCGCGTTCCCGTACGCCTCCGTGCGCGATGTCTCTCTGGACGGGATTCCCGTCACCATGTGCCGGATCTCGTATGTCGGGGAGAGCGGGTGGGAGATCTACGTGGAGGCCGGGCTCGCCACGCGGGTGTGGGACGCCGTGCGGGAGGCGGGCAGGCAGTACGGCCTGCGGCCCGTGGGCGCCGGAGTCTACGGCACGACCGGCCGCATGGAGAAGGGCTATGCCCTCATGGGGGCCGAGCTCACCTCGGAGTATTCGCCCGTTGAGGCGGGCCTGGCGAGGCCGCGCGTGAAGCGGGCGGACTTCATCGGCAGGGCCGCCTACCTGAAAGCCCGGGAGGCGGGGCCCGCGGCGCTGCTTCGCACGCTCACCATGGACGATCACGCCGACGCTTCCGGCCTCGCCCGCTTCCCCACCGGAGGCAACGAGCCGCTGCTGGGGCCGGACGGGGAGCGGATCGTCGACGCGCGCGGAAGGGAGTCCCGCATCACGTCGGCCGGGATGGGTCCCTCCGTGGGGAAGTACCTCCTCATAGCATACCTCCCGCCGGAACTCGCCGCCCCGGGAACGCGGCTCCGGGTCCTCTACATGAACGAGGCCTTCCCGGTCACCGTGGCGACCGATACCGCGCTCTTCGACCCGACCGGGACCCGCATGAGATCGTAA
- a CDS encoding lamin tail domain-containing protein: MLRITFLDVGQGDAILIQAPGGQVALVDAGPDDIVATLRRFGVNEIDLAVATHPHADHIGGMAGVIAAFPVRFYMDNGEPHTTQTYRRLLAALDARPEITYLEASPRTLTLGQVEIDVLPLLPRGTAGHNDRSVTLFVRFGEFRAFLSGDSEVRQLTHLVNHGAVREAALLKAPHHGSDNGFTWQFLSAVRPGVVVISVGSNNDYGHPRPAALRAYEASGATVFRTDRHGHVSVRGRESGDYEVSFGGDVAFSGRVGDRPPAASRGPSGAPAPPRDVRLQLWVHADAPGNDHRNPNGEYAVIRNLESGDRSIGGWSLCDGANHCFRFPAGAVLVAGGQLVVHTGSGRADGDRYYMGRRQAVWNNNGDTATLYDSTGAVVLVFDY, from the coding sequence GTGCTCCGGATCACGTTTCTGGACGTGGGGCAGGGGGATGCGATCCTCATCCAGGCGCCCGGGGGGCAGGTCGCGCTGGTCGACGCGGGGCCCGACGATATCGTGGCCACGCTCCGTCGGTTCGGCGTGAACGAAATCGACCTCGCAGTCGCCACGCACCCGCATGCAGACCACATCGGCGGCATGGCGGGTGTCATCGCGGCGTTCCCGGTCCGCTTCTACATGGACAACGGCGAGCCGCATACGACGCAGACCTACCGGCGGCTCCTCGCCGCGCTCGACGCGCGCCCGGAGATCACGTACCTGGAGGCCTCCCCGCGGACGCTCACGCTCGGCCAGGTCGAGATCGATGTTCTGCCGCTGCTCCCGCGGGGGACGGCGGGACACAACGATCGCTCCGTCACCCTGTTCGTGCGTTTCGGCGAGTTCAGGGCCTTTCTGAGCGGCGATTCGGAGGTGCGGCAACTGACCCATCTCGTGAATCATGGGGCCGTCCGCGAGGCCGCGCTGCTCAAGGCGCCGCACCACGGGAGCGACAACGGCTTCACGTGGCAGTTCCTGAGCGCCGTCAGGCCCGGGGTCGTCGTCATCTCGGTGGGAAGCAACAACGACTATGGCCACCCGCGGCCGGCTGCCCTACGCGCCTACGAGGCGTCGGGGGCCACCGTCTTCCGCACGGATCGGCACGGCCACGTTTCCGTGCGGGGGCGCGAGAGCGGCGACTACGAAGTCTCGTTTGGCGGGGATGTCGCCTTCAGCGGCCGGGTGGGGGACCGCCCGCCCGCGGCGTCACGCGGCCCGAGCGGTGCCCCCGCCCCGCCGCGTGACGTGCGACTCCAACTCTGGGTGCACGCCGATGCGCCGGGCAACGATCACAGAAATCCGAACGGCGAATATGCCGTGATCCGGAATCTGGAGTCCGGTGACCGATCGATCGGGGGCTGGTCGCTGTGCGACGGGGCCAATCATTGCTTCCGGTTTCCCGCCGGAGCGGTGCTGGTGGCTGGCGGACAACTCGTCGTCCACACCGGTTCCGGGCGTGCCGATGGTGACCGTTACTACATGGGCCGACGCCAGGCCGTGTGGAACAACAACGGCGATACCGCGACCCTCTACGACAGCACCGGGGCGGTGGTGCTCGTGTTCGACTATTGA
- a CDS encoding DUF3006 family protein, with the protein MEDAIAVLVRDEDERTEDVPVRALPAECREGSVLRVPEVGERVDWAAAVLDEDARRARLREAEKVLERLRRRDPGGDIKL; encoded by the coding sequence GTGGAAGACGCGATCGCCGTCCTGGTCCGCGATGAGGACGAGCGCACCGAGGACGTGCCCGTTCGTGCACTGCCCGCCGAGTGCCGTGAAGGGTCCGTGCTACGGGTGCCAGAGGTGGGCGAGCGGGTCGACTGGGCGGCGGCGGTGCTCGACGAAGACGCCCGCCGCGCCCGGCTACGGGAGGCGGAAAAAGTCCTCGAACGCCTGCGACGGCGCGACCCGGGCGGCGACATCAAGCTGTAG